One window of the Candidatus Eremiobacterota bacterium genome contains the following:
- a CDS encoding glycosyltransferase, with the protein MKEGEKRIYISANSPGEISGWLMPVVKTIKKLLPEYKVSVIVLPCTFASGREKQVISSIPEVDEVIPESRFISLFFDRSDKTHKELLYLGGDITYTAWLARRWRISAWAYLWGNRSNDRWYRGYFVRTENDRAVLEGRGIKATKIFIVGDLLKDHVMEACAGCEIPPSPRHPETICFMPGSRLREVRSLMPFYLEIAALLQKAHGGLKFKALISPFIDWDELMNLGTIEPLRELGGLKGTIDGEKKLFFHDDATAITLVHENHLQEMARSDFVVTIPGTKTGEAGCLGKPMLVLLPLNKPEDLPYKGIVGLLDAIPLLGPKIKAFALRRMAEQFTGWVSLPNMLACREVVPEYIGVMKASQVAEKIGELFRDEERIKKMRSDLESLYDPFEGTTKRMIGTFARAVKAGYDSEKPYYSIIICTKNRRDILKAAIATLDSQDYPPRGYEVLIIDDGSDDGTREMVAALSTKCRLRYYPRSWSGRAGARNFGISEAAGEVVIFVDDDILAPPWFISEHAGYHRRYPRTIVRGPIINIETHSFPRDGKAKLRDFSQAFFCTCNVSVGRQELIEAGGFDETFKEYGFEDNEAGWRLRERGLTVRFNMEALVYHYKPRKNEEDFPSIERTARELARSAFIYFRKHPHLQVRLATGIHPLSFVTGWWTCNRFLRECREREWKRRVKNGSGDLTDLERKLSQCYYGETLREEMKKIRGKQGPQAI; encoded by the coding sequence ATGAAAGAAGGGGAAAAGAGAATCTACATTTCGGCCAACAGCCCGGGAGAAATTTCCGGATGGCTGATGCCTGTCGTGAAAACTATCAAGAAGCTCCTCCCTGAGTACAAGGTGTCGGTAATTGTGCTGCCGTGCACATTCGCCTCGGGAAGGGAAAAGCAGGTCATCAGCAGCATTCCCGAAGTGGACGAGGTGATCCCTGAAAGCCGCTTTATCTCTCTCTTCTTTGACAGAAGCGACAAGACCCACAAGGAGCTCCTCTACCTGGGCGGCGACATTACCTACACCGCGTGGCTTGCCAGGCGCTGGCGCATCTCTGCCTGGGCCTATCTCTGGGGAAACAGGAGCAATGACCGCTGGTACCGCGGCTATTTCGTCAGAACGGAAAACGACAGGGCCGTGCTCGAGGGGCGCGGAATCAAGGCTACCAAGATATTCATCGTAGGCGACCTTCTCAAGGATCACGTAATGGAGGCCTGCGCGGGATGCGAGATCCCTCCTTCCCCCCGTCATCCTGAAACAATCTGCTTCATGCCGGGGAGCCGGCTCAGGGAGGTCCGCTCACTGATGCCCTTCTATCTTGAAATCGCGGCGTTACTGCAGAAGGCCCATGGCGGCCTGAAATTCAAGGCCCTCATCTCTCCTTTCATTGACTGGGATGAGCTGATGAACCTCGGGACCATTGAGCCTCTCAGGGAGCTCGGCGGGCTGAAAGGAACGATTGACGGGGAAAAGAAGCTCTTCTTTCACGATGACGCAACAGCCATTACCCTTGTGCACGAGAACCATCTCCAGGAGATGGCCCGTTCTGACTTCGTAGTGACAATACCCGGCACCAAGACGGGGGAAGCCGGGTGCCTGGGGAAGCCCATGCTGGTCCTCCTTCCCCTCAACAAGCCTGAAGATCTTCCTTACAAGGGGATTGTGGGCCTCCTTGATGCCATCCCCCTCCTTGGCCCGAAGATCAAGGCCTTCGCCCTGAGGAGGATGGCGGAGCAATTCACCGGATGGGTCTCCCTTCCCAACATGCTCGCCTGCCGTGAAGTGGTGCCTGAATATATCGGGGTCATGAAGGCGTCACAGGTGGCGGAAAAAATCGGGGAGCTCTTCAGGGATGAGGAGAGGATAAAAAAGATGAGGAGCGACCTTGAGAGCCTTTATGACCCCTTCGAAGGCACGACAAAGAGAATGATCGGCACCTTTGCGAGGGCGGTGAAGGCGGGCTACGACAGCGAAAAGCCCTATTACAGCATCATCATCTGCACAAAGAACAGGAGGGACATCCTGAAGGCGGCGATTGCAACGCTTGACAGCCAGGACTATCCCCCGAGGGGCTACGAGGTGCTTATCATAGACGACGGCTCTGACGACGGGACCAGAGAAATGGTGGCAGCCCTCTCTACAAAATGCAGGCTCAGGTATTACCCCCGATCCTGGAGCGGGAGGGCCGGGGCCCGGAATTTCGGCATCAGCGAAGCGGCGGGAGAAGTGGTGATCTTTGTCGATGACGACATCCTGGCGCCCCCCTGGTTCATCTCGGAGCATGCCGGCTATCACCGGCGCTATCCCAGGACCATCGTGAGAGGCCCCATCATCAATATCGAGACCCATTCCTTTCCCCGCGACGGGAAGGCAAAGCTCCGGGACTTCTCCCAGGCCTTTTTCTGCACCTGCAACGTATCGGTGGGGCGCCAGGAACTCATCGAGGCAGGGGGATTTGATGAAACTTTCAAGGAATACGGCTTTGAGGACAACGAGGCCGGATGGCGCCTCAGGGAGAGAGGCCTCACGGTACGGTTCAACATGGAGGCCCTGGTTTACCACTACAAACCCAGGAAAAACGAGGAGGATTTCCCTTCAATAGAGAGGACGGCCCGGGAGCTTGCCCGGTCAGCCTTCATTTACTTCAGGAAACACCCCCATCTCCAGGTCCGGCTCGCCACTGGCATTCACCCCCTCTCCTTCGTCACCGGGTGGTGGACCTGCAACAGGTTCCTGAGGGAGTGCCGCGAGAGGGAATGGAAAAGGCGCGTGAAAAACGGCAGCGGAGACCTTACGGACCTGGAGCGGAAGCTCTCGCAATGCTATTACGGTGAGACCCTGAGGGAGGAGATGAAAAAGATCCGCGGGAAACAGGGTCCTCAGGCGATCTGA
- a CDS encoding nucleotidyltransferase domain-containing protein, protein MWSSITLESLRSQREQILDIARRHGAFSVKVFGSTARDERCEGSEVDFLVELDPGRSLMDLGGLLMDPQIFRRILLCSKYVPPGGRPDLNPLETGLALRWPALNGLQGHF, encoded by the coding sequence ATATGGAGCTCCATAACTCTTGAATCACTGCGATCACAACGGGAGCAGATACTGGATATAGCCAGGCGCCACGGAGCGTTCAGTGTGAAGGTCTTTGGCTCTACTGCCAGAGATGAGCGCTGCGAGGGAAGTGAAGTTGATTTCCTGGTGGAGCTGGATCCCGGCAGGAGCCTTATGGATCTGGGAGGCCTCCTTATGGATCCTCAGATATTTCGCAGAATTCTTCTCTGCTCAAAATATGTTCCGCCCGGCGGCAGACCGGATCTGAACCCCCTGGAAACGGGCCTGGCCCTTCGCTGGCCGGCCCTTAATGGCCTTCAGGGTCATTTTTGA
- a CDS encoding PP2C family protein-serine/threonine phosphatase, which translates to MISKRDIDILEQTIKREEEAHQHFSTTSKQLRNPSLASLFESLGEEELEHMKLLELQLENIRSGTEKPDEVPVKGEAKEHDDIQVARRAVKLFSDKAEELWKKQLSFQQEMEIAGEIQANLLPRSMPEVDDLEIAATFLMSRKVGGDYFDFYLNNKKQLFFVIGDVMGKGVPAALLMTSLRVLWRNGALQNLSPRKIVERINEGSVEDFRVNGSFATLFSACYVPVKSSLWFCNAGHDPPFYLQKGRNESLSLTTPGMVVGINPHAAYQQKVQKMSPGDLILFFSDGLWEVTDPEKEGLYNRDKVSKLLLEHREKPAEEILALLLSQMKGLSGSIPQRDDVTLILMKKR; encoded by the coding sequence ATGATCTCCAAAAGGGATATCGATATTCTTGAGCAGACCATCAAGCGTGAGGAGGAGGCCCACCAGCATTTCTCCACCACCTCCAAGCAGCTGAGAAATCCCTCGCTTGCCTCTCTCTTCGAGAGCCTTGGCGAAGAGGAGCTTGAGCATATGAAGCTCCTTGAGCTTCAGCTTGAGAATATCAGATCAGGCACCGAGAAGCCCGACGAAGTACCTGTCAAGGGCGAAGCGAAAGAGCATGACGATATCCAGGTGGCGCGCAGGGCGGTAAAACTCTTTTCCGACAAAGCAGAGGAGCTGTGGAAAAAACAGCTGAGCTTCCAGCAGGAGATGGAAATTGCGGGGGAGATCCAGGCCAACCTCCTGCCGCGCTCCATGCCTGAGGTGGACGACCTCGAGATTGCTGCCACTTTTCTCATGTCCAGGAAGGTGGGCGGCGATTACTTTGACTTTTACCTGAATAACAAGAAACAGCTTTTCTTCGTGATAGGCGACGTGATGGGGAAGGGTGTGCCTGCCGCGCTCCTCATGACATCGCTGCGCGTGCTGTGGAGAAACGGGGCACTCCAGAACCTTTCGCCCCGCAAGATTGTCGAGCGCATCAACGAGGGGAGCGTTGAGGACTTCAGGGTGAACGGGAGCTTCGCGACGCTTTTTTCCGCCTGCTACGTGCCTGTAAAGTCATCACTGTGGTTCTGCAACGCGGGGCACGACCCGCCCTTCTACCTCCAGAAGGGAAGGAATGAGAGCCTCTCTCTCACGACACCGGGCATGGTCGTGGGTATCAATCCTCATGCCGCCTATCAGCAGAAAGTGCAGAAAATGTCCCCGGGGGACCTGATCCTCTTTTTCAGCGACGGTCTCTGGGAAGTGACGGATCCTGAGAAAGAGGGGCTTTATAACAGGGATAAAGTCTCGAAGCTTCTCCTGGAGCACCGTGAAAAGCCTGCCGAGGAGATCCTGGCGCTCCTCCTCTCCCAGATGAAGGGCCTCAGCGGGAGCATCCCGCAGCGCGACGACGTGACGCTCATTCTCATGAAGAAGCGCTAG
- a CDS encoding response regulator encodes MGKERGSLKGITVLVCEDNKVSQMLAQRILEKHGYKVLIAADGKEGIEAYCGNPVSVVIMDLHMPEKDGFETAREIRAIEARDGRRRVLIAAMSASSESCEKQNCLDAGMDAYIAKPIRIEEIERLLMGSMEKSAVPPEGAE; translated from the coding sequence ATGGGTAAAGAAAGAGGCTCCCTGAAGGGGATCACCGTACTTGTCTGCGAAGACAACAAAGTCAGCCAGATGCTCGCACAGCGTATCCTGGAAAAGCATGGATACAAGGTGCTGATTGCAGCCGATGGGAAGGAGGGCATCGAGGCTTACTGCGGCAACCCGGTAAGCGTTGTCATCATGGATCTTCACATGCCTGAGAAGGACGGCTTTGAAACAGCCAGGGAGATAAGGGCCATCGAAGCGAGGGATGGAAGGCGCCGCGTTCTCATTGCCGCCATGAGCGCCTCGAGCGAGTCATGTGAGAAGCAGAACTGCCTTGACGCAGGGATGGATGCCTATATCGCCAAACCGATCCGCATAGAGGAAATCGAGCGCCTGCTGATGGGATCCATGGAAAAGAGTGCCGTGCCTCCGGAGGGAGCGGAATGA
- a CDS encoding acetyl-CoA C-acetyltransferase produces MENVVIAGAARTPIGAFQGGLSEVPAVELARTVIAESLRRAGVKPEQVDEVIMGCILQAGQGQNPARQASLMAGIPQEVPAWTLNMVCGSGLRSVVDAARIISLGEADIIVAGGMESMSQSPYLLTKARNGYRMGHGDLFDTMIHDGLSCAIGKVHMGITAENIAEKYGITRVEQDTLAYESQMKAARAIERGRFEEEIVPVSIAQKKGDPLVISKDEHPRPSTTVESLAKLKPAFKKDGTVTAGNSSGVNDGAAAVVLLSERKALELGITPLATIKGYAYAGVDPALMGTGPIDAVKKLLAKTGKTLEQIDLIEANEAFAVQSIAVARELGLDKKPLSDRVNVNGGAIALGHPIGASGCRILVTLIYEMMRRSAHTGIATLCIGGGMGISMLVER; encoded by the coding sequence ATGGAAAACGTGGTAATCGCCGGTGCAGCGAGGACTCCCATAGGAGCATTCCAGGGAGGTCTCTCGGAGGTGCCTGCCGTTGAGCTCGCAAGGACAGTAATCGCCGAATCCCTCCGAAGGGCAGGGGTAAAGCCTGAACAGGTCGATGAGGTGATTATGGGATGCATCCTCCAGGCAGGGCAGGGACAGAACCCCGCCCGCCAGGCCTCGCTGATGGCAGGAATCCCTCAGGAGGTGCCCGCCTGGACCCTCAACATGGTCTGTGGATCGGGGCTGCGCTCCGTGGTTGACGCAGCCCGTATCATATCCCTCGGGGAAGCCGACATAATCGTGGCTGGCGGCATGGAGTCCATGTCACAGTCGCCTTATCTGCTCACCAAGGCACGGAACGGCTACAGGATGGGCCACGGTGACCTCTTTGACACCATGATCCATGACGGCCTTTCATGCGCCATCGGCAAAGTGCACATGGGCATCACGGCCGAGAACATCGCGGAAAAATACGGAATCACCAGGGTGGAGCAGGATACCTTGGCCTATGAGAGCCAGATGAAGGCCGCCCGGGCCATCGAGCGGGGGCGCTTTGAAGAAGAGATCGTGCCGGTGAGCATCGCCCAGAAAAAGGGCGATCCCCTCGTGATCAGCAAGGATGAGCATCCCAGGCCTTCAACAACCGTCGAGAGCCTCGCAAAGCTCAAGCCTGCCTTCAAGAAAGACGGCACCGTCACGGCGGGAAACTCATCAGGCGTCAATGACGGCGCCGCCGCCGTCGTGCTCCTCTCGGAGCGGAAGGCCCTGGAGCTCGGCATCACTCCCCTGGCGACAATAAAAGGCTATGCCTATGCCGGCGTTGACCCTGCCCTGATGGGAACAGGACCCATCGACGCCGTAAAGAAGCTCCTCGCGAAGACAGGAAAAACCCTTGAGCAGATCGATCTGATAGAGGCAAACGAAGCATTCGCCGTGCAGTCCATTGCCGTGGCGCGCGAGCTGGGCCTTGACAAAAAGCCCCTCTCTGACCGCGTCAACGTCAACGGGGGCGCTATTGCCCTGGGGCATCCCATCGGCGCTTCAGGGTGCCGCATCCTGGTGACACTCATCTACGAGATGATGCGCCGCAGCGCCCACACCGGCATTGCCACCCTTTGCATCGGCGGAGGCATGGGGATCAGCATGCTCGTGGAGAGATAG
- a CDS encoding B12-binding domain-containing radical SAM protein, producing the protein MTADPKVLLVYPQYPVTFWSFTHVLKFISKKAAFPPLGLLTVAALLPPSWEKKLVDMNVTPLNDSDIAWADYVFIGAMIVQKDSVRPIIARCRELGKKVVAGGPLFTTGHDQFEGVDHFVLGEAEITLPRFLEDLEKGEAAPLYASQERPDINKTPVPQWDLIRMKDYAFMAVQYSRGCPFNCEFCDITLMNGRVPRTKAPLQTMTELDALYERGWRGQVFIVDDNFIGKKKEVRVLLSELKKWMQERKNPFTFLAEASIDLADDDELMKTMAEANFQRVFVGLETPVEESLHECCKFQNKGRDLVSIVKKIQNHGMEVLGGFIVGFDNDPPSVFERQISFIQKSGVVTAMVGILTALPGTILHSRLLKENRLLKGSSGDNVDGTLNFIPQMSKGSLIEGYLKILRTIYSPKEYYERILTFLKEYRPAQLPRVQWVELKALVKSFWYIGVVGNSRKYYWKLIAWSLLRRPKLFPKAVTLAICGFHLQKIADDLLSRVSLRKSCEDLPLNS; encoded by the coding sequence ATGACAGCGGATCCAAAGGTTCTACTGGTCTATCCCCAGTATCCCGTCACGTTCTGGAGCTTTACCCATGTCCTCAAGTTCATCTCCAAGAAAGCGGCCTTCCCTCCCCTGGGCCTGCTGACCGTTGCCGCCCTGCTACCGCCCTCGTGGGAAAAGAAGCTTGTGGATATGAACGTCACCCCCCTTAATGACAGTGATATCGCATGGGCCGACTACGTGTTCATCGGGGCGATGATCGTCCAGAAAGACTCTGTGCGGCCAATCATCGCGCGCTGCAGGGAGCTCGGCAAAAAGGTAGTCGCCGGAGGCCCTCTTTTCACGACAGGCCATGATCAGTTTGAAGGAGTCGATCATTTTGTGCTGGGCGAGGCTGAAATCACCCTGCCCCGCTTCCTTGAGGACCTCGAAAAGGGAGAGGCCGCTCCTCTCTATGCCTCCCAGGAGCGTCCCGACATCAATAAGACTCCCGTTCCCCAGTGGGACCTCATCAGGATGAAAGACTATGCCTTCATGGCGGTGCAGTATTCACGGGGCTGCCCCTTCAACTGCGAATTCTGCGACATCACCCTCATGAACGGCCGGGTGCCGAGAACAAAGGCTCCCCTCCAGACCATGACGGAGCTTGACGCCCTCTATGAGAGGGGATGGCGCGGCCAGGTCTTCATCGTTGATGACAACTTCATCGGGAAGAAGAAGGAAGTGAGGGTCCTACTCTCGGAGCTGAAGAAATGGATGCAGGAGAGAAAAAACCCCTTCACCTTCCTGGCCGAGGCCTCGATTGACCTTGCCGATGATGACGAGCTGATGAAAACGATGGCGGAGGCCAACTTCCAGAGAGTCTTCGTGGGCCTCGAGACTCCTGTCGAGGAGAGCCTCCATGAGTGCTGCAAGTTCCAGAACAAGGGCCGCGACCTTGTCTCCATCGTGAAGAAGATCCAGAACCACGGCATGGAGGTCCTGGGAGGCTTTATCGTGGGCTTTGACAATGATCCCCCCTCAGTCTTCGAGAGGCAGATCAGCTTCATACAGAAAAGCGGCGTCGTCACGGCCATGGTGGGCATCCTGACGGCCCTTCCCGGCACCATACTGCACAGCCGCCTTCTGAAGGAGAACCGCCTGCTCAAGGGAAGCTCGGGAGACAATGTGGACGGCACGTTAAACTTCATCCCCCAGATGAGTAAAGGGAGCCTTATCGAAGGGTACCTCAAAATCCTCAGGACCATCTATTCCCCCAAGGAATACTACGAGAGGATCCTTACCTTTCTCAAGGAGTACCGGCCGGCACAGCTGCCCAGAGTCCAGTGGGTTGAGCTGAAGGCTCTGGTGAAATCCTTCTGGTATATCGGGGTAGTGGGAAACTCCCGGAAATACTACTGGAAGCTCATCGCGTGGTCACTGCTTCGCCGCCCGAAGCTTTTCCCCAAGGCTGTGACCCTGGCGATCTGCGGCTTCCACCTGCAGAAGATTGCCGATGACCTCTTAAGCCGCGTATCTCTGCGAAAGTCCTGCGAGGACCTGCCCCTCAATTCATGA
- a CDS encoding YcxB family protein, which translates to MDEPRVVIDLTRDDFVALNRFLFTRQEKPLGNRGLLIGVGFLLIVILAFLISPGSDLRLTTDTIIISGGLFALLAAFFLVPRFINQIGLLIHLYTLRRTPEENLEIKGTRQYKVMPDCLFGTSDYGDAMMKWEDIDLFEVDDRYIYLLASRGGAHIIPLRYFTGEAQQQAFISACMKALKRTA; encoded by the coding sequence ATGGATGAGCCCCGTGTAGTTATTGATCTCACGAGAGATGACTTTGTCGCCCTCAACAGGTTTCTTTTCACCAGGCAGGAAAAGCCCCTGGGGAACAGGGGCCTTCTTATAGGGGTAGGCTTTCTCCTGATTGTGATCCTGGCCTTTCTCATCTCGCCGGGATCTGACCTGCGGCTCACTACCGACACCATAATAATAAGCGGCGGGCTCTTTGCCCTGCTGGCCGCATTCTTTCTCGTACCCCGCTTTATCAACCAGATCGGCCTCCTTATCCACCTTTACACCCTCAGGCGGACTCCTGAAGAGAATCTCGAAATCAAGGGCACGCGGCAGTACAAGGTCATGCCCGACTGCCTCTTCGGCACTTCCGACTACGGTGATGCAATGATGAAATGGGAGGACATCGATCTTTTTGAGGTCGATGATCGCTATATTTACCTCCTGGCCTCCAGAGGGGGGGCTCATATCATCCCCCTCCGGTACTTTACCGGAGAAGCACAGCAGCAGGCTTTCATCAGCGCCTGCATGAAAGCCCTGAAGAGAACGGCCTGA
- a CDS encoding GNAT family N-acetyltransferase translates to MEDLGFSVALAGYEDIGAIRRLAIDHAPLRRFSRRRLSDGEMKDIRARDLEGIEELLKKENARIYRAADRAGKLAGFIIVMLACEHQMTGEFQAEINDLFVIPEFRRQGVGALLLHKAEQFTRSKGLKYVSVEAISENIPAVSFFQKHGFVEEIKILMMDSVTPREGSFGDYSVRLAKTFDFPRIRDLALETVLFSIPPERDIDDEMIRELYMLRMVDNVQSRLSWNTFYLVAETPSGGFAGFILAEREDDFFCNVPQVKVMNIAVKEEYRGKKVAQALFNQLLIHVKEEQIPYMTGVIATANRRSWLFFERIWKALEERKVLAKKLP, encoded by the coding sequence ATGGAAGATCTTGGCTTCTCAGTAGCCCTTGCAGGCTACGAGGATATCGGGGCGATCAGGAGGCTTGCCATTGACCATGCCCCCCTGCGGCGATTCTCCAGGAGAAGGCTCTCTGACGGGGAGATGAAGGATATCCGCGCCAGGGATCTCGAAGGGATCGAAGAGCTCCTTAAAAAAGAGAACGCCAGGATATACCGCGCCGCTGACAGAGCGGGAAAACTGGCAGGCTTTATCATCGTGATGCTTGCCTGTGAGCATCAGATGACCGGCGAGTTCCAGGCCGAGATAAACGACCTTTTCGTCATTCCGGAATTCCGGCGCCAAGGTGTGGGCGCGCTTCTCCTCCACAAGGCCGAGCAGTTCACCCGCTCAAAGGGCCTGAAATATGTCTCCGTCGAGGCCATCTCTGAGAACATCCCCGCGGTCTCATTCTTCCAGAAGCATGGATTTGTCGAGGAAATCAAGATCCTGATGATGGACTCCGTCACGCCGCGGGAAGGCTCCTTCGGGGACTATTCCGTGAGGCTCGCCAAGACTTTCGATTTCCCCAGGATAAGGGATCTCGCCCTTGAAACCGTCCTGTTCTCCATCCCGCCCGAGAGGGATATTGACGATGAGATGATAAGAGAGCTCTATATGCTCCGTATGGTGGACAATGTGCAGTCTCGCCTTTCCTGGAACACCTTCTACCTGGTGGCTGAGACGCCATCCGGCGGCTTCGCGGGATTCATTCTCGCCGAGCGCGAGGATGACTTCTTCTGCAACGTGCCCCAGGTGAAAGTGATGAACATTGCCGTCAAAGAAGAATACAGGGGGAAAAAGGTGGCCCAGGCCCTCTTCAATCAACTGCTCATCCATGTGAAGGAAGAGCAGATCCCTTATATGACCGGTGTCATCGCCACCGCCAACAGGCGCTCGTGGCTCTTCTTCGAGAGAATCTGGAAAGCCCTGGAAGAGCGGAAGGTCCTCGCGAAAAAGCTGCCCTGA
- a CDS encoding RNA-binding protein: MAKKLYVGNLPYDIEETALRELFSAHGTVESVSIITDRDTGRSKGFGFVEMSNDEEKTAAIAALDGKELSGRSLKVNEARERSDSRPPRRDMGGGGGRRRF; the protein is encoded by the coding sequence ATGGCAAAAAAACTGTACGTGGGAAACCTCCCCTATGACATCGAGGAGACCGCCCTCAGAGAGCTTTTCAGCGCTCACGGGACTGTCGAATCGGTGAGCATCATCACCGACCGCGACACGGGGCGCTCCAAGGGCTTCGGCTTCGTCGAGATGAGCAACGACGAGGAAAAGACAGCGGCAATCGCCGCCCTAGACGGCAAGGAGCTCAGCGGCAGATCGCTGAAAGTCAACGAAGCGAGGGAAAGAAGCGACTCAAGGCCCCCCAGGAGAGACATGGGAGGCGGGGGAGGAAGAAGAAGGTTCTAA
- a CDS encoding HEAT repeat domain-containing protein — MKIRHGALVFAMILSFFMPCRAGAEDALEKKCWDLLKAAQHASDADARRGVIGYVWTINSEKIIPLLSEALDDRSQWVVSGALAAMGKSKARGIEALIAKALSKNSPEVQGDALQVIGESGRLSDLLTVKKYYGEKEGLLKLYAAAAMAMLGDRSGLSFIRSSAKSTDLPLRREAVFFMGRIADKESLPLILKSLKSDDQETARRALLALGYFPPFVEVTAPLLSALTSSDPDTRGAAVMSLGRLNKPETYERLSSLLEDRDWKVRYDLADILPSWGEKGLGLLRLAMDDSHYMVKLRAAGALVKKGSLDAKEAILVSMADPDEIARKFAARVMGDVGTADDIKALSPLLDDESALVRTDAAIAIIRIMERKTKR; from the coding sequence ATGAAGATCCGCCATGGAGCCCTCGTCTTCGCCATGATCCTCTCATTTTTCATGCCTTGCCGCGCAGGGGCCGAAGATGCGCTGGAAAAAAAATGCTGGGATCTGCTCAAGGCTGCCCAGCATGCCTCTGACGCCGATGCGCGGCGGGGCGTCATAGGGTATGTCTGGACCATCAACTCGGAAAAAATCATCCCGCTCTTGAGCGAAGCGCTTGATGACAGAAGCCAGTGGGTCGTCTCGGGAGCCCTGGCGGCAATGGGCAAGTCAAAAGCCCGCGGCATCGAGGCCCTCATCGCCAAGGCCCTCTCCAAAAACTCCCCCGAGGTCCAGGGTGATGCCCTCCAGGTCATCGGCGAATCGGGGCGCCTCTCTGACCTCCTCACCGTAAAGAAATACTACGGAGAAAAGGAGGGGCTTCTCAAGCTTTATGCCGCCGCGGCGATGGCCATGCTGGGCGACCGGTCGGGGCTCTCCTTCATCCGCTCCTCGGCGAAGAGCACTGATCTCCCCCTGCGGCGGGAAGCGGTCTTTTTCATGGGGAGAATCGCCGATAAGGAGTCACTTCCTCTTATCCTCAAGTCCCTCAAGAGCGATGACCAGGAAACGGCGCGCCGGGCCCTCCTGGCCCTTGGCTATTTCCCTCCTTTCGTCGAGGTGACGGCTCCTTTGCTTTCAGCCCTCACGAGCAGCGATCCTGACACTCGGGGTGCTGCCGTGATGAGCCTGGGAAGGCTCAACAAGCCTGAGACCTATGAGAGGCTCTCAAGCCTGCTGGAGGACCGTGACTGGAAGGTCCGCTACGACCTTGCCGACATTCTTCCCTCGTGGGGCGAGAAGGGCCTGGGCCTCCTGAGGCTTGCCATGGATGACAGCCATTACATGGTAAAGCTGAGAGCCGCAGGGGCCCTTGTCAAGAAAGGGAGCCTTGATGCGAAAGAGGCCATCCTGGTGAGCATGGCCGACCCTGACGAGATAGCGAGAAAATTCGCGGCAAGGGTGATGGGGGACGTGGGAACGGCTGATGATATCAAGGCGCTCTCCCCTCTCCTTGATGATGAGAGCGCACTCGTGCGCACCGATGCAGCAATAGCCATAATCCGCATCATGGAGCGGAAGACGAAAAGGTAA
- the queC gene encoding 7-cyano-7-deazaguanine synthase QueC translates to MMKKAVILSSGGLDSTTCAAIAKNEGFELYHISFDYGQRLRVELERAKAVALHFQVRHHLIITVNMRDIGGSALTSDIPVPKHRDAGTMTSSIPDTYVPARNTIFLSFALGWAEVIGAEDIFIGVNSIDYSGYPDCRPEYIEAFERMANLSTKAAVTGAMRFRIRTPLVNMTKKEIIQTGIALGVDYSITHSCYDPDPEGRACGFCDSCQLRLNGFAGAGLSDPVRYVEKGY, encoded by the coding sequence CTGATGAAAAAGGCAGTAATACTCTCAAGCGGCGGGCTTGACTCGACGACCTGCGCCGCCATAGCAAAAAACGAGGGCTTTGAGCTTTACCATATAAGCTTTGACTATGGGCAACGCCTCCGCGTCGAGCTTGAGCGCGCCAAGGCGGTGGCCCTGCATTTCCAGGTCCGCCATCACCTCATCATCACGGTGAATATGCGCGATATCGGCGGCTCAGCCCTCACCTCCGACATCCCGGTGCCCAAGCACAGGGATGCCGGGACAATGACCTCATCGATCCCTGATACTTACGTGCCTGCGAGGAACACCATCTTTCTCTCCTTTGCCCTTGGCTGGGCCGAGGTGATAGGCGCCGAGGATATCTTCATAGGGGTAAACTCCATCGACTACAGCGGCTATCCCGACTGCAGGCCCGAGTATATCGAGGCCTTCGAGAGGATGGCCAACCTCTCGACGAAAGCTGCCGTGACCGGTGCCATGCGATTCCGCATCAGGACGCCCCTTGTGAATATGACAAAGAAGGAAATCATACAGACCGGCATTGCACTTGGTGTCGATTATTCCATCACCCACAGCTGTTATGACCCCGACCCGGAAGGGAGGGCCTGCGGTTTCTGCGACAGCTGCCAGCTGCGCCTCAATGGCTTCGCCGGAGCGGGCCTGAGTGACCCTGTCAGGTACGTAGAAAAAGGATATTGA